The proteins below are encoded in one region of Streptomyces cyanogenus:
- a CDS encoding RidA family protein produces the protein MPRTVVTSPHAPHPPAPLSQAIRKGPILQLSGQVAFDTAGHIVGTTVTEQTDQVMRNITAVLRAGGANLDDVVLLRVNLTDTAHFADMNSAYQKYWDSEHPARTTFYGPLPEGLLVEIEALAVLDG, from the coding sequence ATGCCCCGCACCGTCGTCACCTCACCCCATGCACCCCATCCCCCGGCTCCGCTGTCCCAGGCGATACGCAAGGGCCCGATCCTCCAGCTGTCCGGACAGGTCGCCTTCGACACGGCGGGACACATCGTCGGCACGACGGTCACCGAGCAGACCGACCAGGTCATGCGCAACATCACGGCGGTTCTGCGGGCGGGCGGCGCGAACCTGGACGATGTCGTACTGCTGCGGGTCAACTTGACCGACACGGCGCACTTCGCGGATATGAACAGCGCGTACCAGAAGTACTGGGACTCGGAGCACCCGGCGAGGACCACCTTCTACGGCCCGCTGCCCGAGGGCCTCCTCGTGGAGATCGAGGCCCTCGCCGTTCTCGACGGGTGA
- a CDS encoding carboxylesterase/lipase family protein codes for MHHHAQVTTAQGTVRGMQHEGVHAFRAIPYAAPLVGASRFAAPQPPRPWSGVREAAAGPTAPAPPPGSRVNGLDLTALTGGGWIEGPEYLTLNVWTPEPAGAGLPVMLFVHGGGFLAGTAQAPLYDGTAFARSGVVLVTCNYRLGAPGWLHLPGRPDNRGTLDVIAALSWIQDNIAAFGGDPRNVTVFGQSAGATLTATVLAQATAPALLRRAISQSGNAMGAFTTEQATRVTHAVARHLGVRPTIEDFADIPDVRLVSAVTGIAGLDLTTEEHPDPLLGLTPLAPVLTAGTLEQQPAEAVESGAAAGIDLLVGTNTDEAALYLAPTGALAATSEQDLLALAARIHPQPHSLLHAYQAQHPQASAARLRTVIMTDHLFATGSRRLAHAHARHPDSRTYSYEFSWRSAAFDGSLGACHCIELPFVFNRTDLPSLSGPQALLGPGPAPLEEAAAVHAAWVRFASTGDLDGHDSDGSPHALRIEPLAATPVAP; via the coding sequence ATGCACCACCACGCACAGGTCACCACGGCTCAGGGCACGGTCCGCGGCATGCAGCACGAGGGCGTCCATGCCTTCCGGGCCATTCCCTACGCGGCGCCACTCGTCGGGGCCTCGCGGTTCGCGGCGCCCCAGCCGCCGAGGCCGTGGAGCGGTGTCCGCGAGGCGGCCGCCGGCCCGACCGCGCCGGCTCCGCCGCCGGGCAGCCGCGTCAACGGCCTGGACCTGACCGCCCTGACCGGCGGCGGATGGATCGAGGGACCGGAGTACCTGACCCTGAACGTCTGGACGCCCGAACCGGCCGGTGCCGGCCTGCCGGTGATGCTGTTCGTCCACGGCGGCGGCTTCCTCGCCGGCACCGCGCAGGCACCGCTGTACGACGGCACGGCCTTCGCCCGCAGCGGTGTCGTCCTGGTGACGTGCAACTACCGGCTGGGCGCTCCTGGTTGGCTCCACCTGCCCGGCCGGCCGGACAACCGCGGGACGCTCGACGTCATCGCGGCACTGTCCTGGATCCAGGACAACATCGCCGCCTTCGGCGGCGATCCCCGCAACGTCACCGTCTTCGGCCAGTCCGCCGGGGCCACCCTCACCGCCACGGTCCTGGCCCAGGCGACGGCACCCGCCCTGCTGCGCCGCGCGATCAGCCAGAGCGGCAACGCCATGGGCGCCTTCACCACCGAGCAGGCAACCCGGGTCACCCACGCCGTCGCACGCCACCTGGGGGTGCGCCCCACGATCGAGGATTTCGCCGACATCCCCGACGTCCGCCTCGTCTCCGCCGTCACCGGCATCGCCGGCCTGGACCTGACGACCGAAGAACACCCGGACCCCCTGCTGGGACTGACCCCCCTCGCCCCCGTCCTGACAGCCGGAACGCTGGAGCAGCAGCCCGCCGAAGCAGTGGAGTCCGGAGCCGCCGCCGGCATCGACCTGCTGGTCGGCACCAACACCGACGAGGCGGCCCTGTACCTGGCGCCCACCGGCGCCCTGGCCGCCACCAGCGAACAGGACCTGCTCGCGCTGGCCGCCCGTATCCACCCCCAACCGCACAGCCTGTTGCACGCCTACCAGGCACAGCACCCCCAGGCCTCCGCCGCGCGGCTGCGCACCGTGATCATGACGGACCACCTGTTCGCGACCGGCAGCCGGCGCCTGGCCCATGCCCACGCCCGGCACCCGGACTCCCGTACCTACAGCTACGAGTTCTCCTGGCGGTCGGCCGCCTTCGACGGGAGCCTCGGAGCCTGCCACTGCATCGAACTGCCCTTCGTCTTCAACCGCACGGACCTGCCCTCCCTCTCGGGCCCTCAGGCACTGCTCGGCCCCGGCCCCGCCCCCCTGGAGGAGGCCGCGGCCGTGCACGCCGCCTGGGTCCGCTTCGCCTCCACGGGCGATCTCGACGGCCACGACAGCGACGGCTCCCCGCACGCGCTGCGCATCGAGCCGCTGGCAGCCACGCCCGTCGCCCCCTGA
- a CDS encoding long-chain-fatty-acid--CoA ligase: MANLAEFLVETARRQPERPALRLGSQVTSYADLDERSARAATLLRAEGVRPGDRVALMLPNVPEFVVLYYGVLRAGAVVVPMNPLLKTRETEYHLRDSGAEMLFEWHQAPGEGAQGAAAAGVRHMAVEPAAFAELLAGHEPLPEVSEPDSEDVAVLLYTSGTTGRPKGATLTHSGLRHNTEVNAVHVQQVTAEDVVVGCLPLFHIFGQICTMSVTVRAGASLTLIPRFDPQTVLDAIARDRATIFEGVPTMYAALLQHPSEADVSTLRMCVSGGASLPVEVLHGFERRFGCIVLEGFGMSETSPVVTFNHPDRPRKAGSIGTPIKDVEVRLLDDKGQDVAPGEIGELAVRGPNVMKGYWNRPEETAATIPDGWLRSGDLARRDEDGYLYIVDRKKDMIIRGGYNVYPREIEEVLHEHPAVALAAVVGVADAHLGEEIAAAVVLRPKAQATPEELRQFVKERVAAYKYPREVWLVDTLPTGPSGKILKREISAPTG; encoded by the coding sequence ATGGCCAATCTGGCGGAGTTCCTGGTGGAGACGGCACGGCGGCAGCCGGAACGCCCCGCGCTGCGACTGGGGAGCCAGGTCACCAGCTACGCGGACCTCGACGAGCGCAGCGCCCGCGCCGCCACGCTGCTGCGGGCCGAGGGCGTGCGGCCGGGAGACCGGGTCGCCCTGATGCTCCCCAACGTTCCCGAGTTCGTCGTCCTGTACTACGGCGTGCTGCGCGCCGGAGCGGTCGTCGTACCGATGAACCCACTGCTGAAGACCCGGGAGACCGAGTACCACCTGCGCGACTCGGGTGCGGAGATGCTCTTCGAGTGGCACCAGGCGCCGGGCGAAGGGGCACAGGGCGCGGCCGCCGCCGGGGTGCGGCACATGGCCGTCGAGCCCGCCGCCTTCGCGGAGCTGCTGGCCGGTCACGAGCCGCTGCCGGAGGTGAGCGAGCCGGACAGCGAGGACGTGGCCGTGCTGCTGTACACCTCCGGCACCACCGGCCGGCCCAAGGGTGCCACGCTCACCCACAGCGGGCTGCGGCACAACACCGAGGTCAACGCGGTCCATGTGCAGCAGGTGACGGCAGAGGACGTGGTCGTGGGCTGTCTGCCGCTGTTCCACATCTTCGGCCAGATCTGCACGATGAGCGTGACCGTCCGCGCCGGTGCCTCGCTCACCCTGATCCCCCGCTTCGACCCGCAGACCGTGCTGGACGCCATCGCCCGCGACCGGGCGACGATCTTCGAGGGCGTACCGACCATGTACGCGGCGCTGCTCCAGCACCCGTCGGAGGCCGACGTGTCCACGCTGCGGATGTGCGTCTCCGGCGGGGCCTCGCTGCCGGTGGAGGTCCTGCACGGCTTCGAGCGTCGCTTCGGCTGCATCGTGCTGGAGGGCTTCGGCATGTCCGAGACCAGTCCGGTGGTCACCTTCAACCACCCCGACCGGCCGCGCAAGGCCGGGTCCATCGGCACGCCGATCAAGGACGTGGAGGTGCGGCTCCTCGACGACAAGGGCCAGGACGTGGCTCCCGGCGAGATCGGTGAACTGGCCGTGCGCGGGCCCAACGTGATGAAGGGGTACTGGAACCGCCCGGAGGAGACGGCGGCCACCATCCCGGACGGCTGGCTGCGCAGCGGCGACCTCGCGCGCCGGGACGAGGACGGCTACCTGTACATCGTCGACCGCAAGAAGGACATGATCATCCGCGGCGGCTACAACGTCTACCCGCGCGAGATCGAGGAGGTGCTCCACGAGCACCCGGCCGTTGCACTGGCCGCGGTGGTGGGCGTGGCCGACGCGCACCTCGGCGAGGAGATCGCGGCCGCGGTGGTGCTCCGCCCGAAGGCGCAGGCCACACCGGAGGAGCTCCGGCAGTTCGTCAAGGAGCGGGTGGCGGCGTACAAGTACCCGCGCGAAGTATGGCTCGTGGACACGCTGCCGACCGGTCCGAGCGGCAAGATACTCAAGCGGGAGATCAGCGCGCCGACGGGGTGA
- a CDS encoding AraC family transcriptional regulator: MDVLSDVITLMRTGRPLTARDRKCGPWSERHGPFPGAGFHVVLRGSCWLIPREGEPIALGMGDVVLLPRGTEHALAHSPDLPYAGIPRADHDPLEGSRRSDTEAVPLARTDGVSADLLCGAYRLDQDRTHPLLAEMPDIVHLPATVGSRPALRGAVDLLGADLEQARPGSSAALTALLDLLLIYIMRAYTEDRAARPGGCGWPAALTDTAIAAALHSMHQDPATPWTVQELGARAGLSRAAFARRFTSLVGQPPLAYLTWWRLATAARMLRESEAPLAAIASRVGYSSQFAFANAFKREYGQAPGSYRKSRCDEPQPTGTGQAAG, from the coding sequence ATGGACGTACTGAGCGATGTGATCACCTTGATGCGCACCGGACGGCCCCTGACCGCGCGGGATCGCAAGTGCGGCCCGTGGAGTGAGCGGCACGGCCCCTTTCCCGGCGCCGGCTTCCACGTGGTCCTGCGCGGCAGTTGCTGGCTGATCCCGCGCGAGGGAGAGCCGATCGCGCTCGGCATGGGCGATGTCGTACTGCTTCCCCGGGGAACGGAGCATGCCCTGGCCCACTCCCCGGACCTGCCCTACGCCGGCATTCCCCGGGCCGACCACGACCCGCTGGAGGGTTCCCGCCGGTCCGACACCGAGGCGGTGCCGCTCGCGCGAACGGACGGCGTGTCCGCGGACCTGCTGTGCGGCGCCTACCGGCTGGACCAGGACCGTACCCATCCGCTGCTGGCCGAGATGCCCGACATCGTGCATCTGCCGGCCACGGTGGGCAGCCGGCCGGCGCTGCGCGGCGCCGTAGACCTCCTCGGCGCGGACCTGGAGCAGGCCCGTCCCGGGAGCAGCGCCGCTCTCACCGCGCTGCTCGACCTGCTCCTGATCTACATCATGCGCGCCTACACCGAGGACCGTGCCGCCCGGCCGGGGGGCTGTGGCTGGCCGGCCGCGCTGACGGACACGGCCATCGCCGCCGCGCTGCACAGCATGCACCAGGACCCGGCCACACCGTGGACGGTCCAGGAACTCGGTGCCCGGGCGGGGTTGTCGCGCGCGGCCTTCGCCCGCCGGTTCACCTCGCTGGTGGGGCAGCCGCCGCTGGCCTACCTGACATGGTGGCGGCTGGCCACGGCGGCCCGCATGCTGCGCGAGAGCGAGGCACCTCTCGCCGCCATCGCATCACGCGTGGGCTATTCGTCACAGTTCGCCTTCGCCAACGCCTTCAAGCGCGAGTACGGCCAGGCGCCCGGCAGTTACCGCAAGAGCCGGTGCGACGAACCGCAACCGACCGGCACCGGACAGGCCGCCGGGTGA
- a CDS encoding MBL fold metallo-hydrolase, producing the protein MAQTITLGDVTITRIVEWEGDIAPALDVVPGSTPELWEENRSWLAPDFWDPETGLYRAHMQTWVVRSEGKTILVDTGAGNDKERPYLPVLSRLDTGFLDDLAQAGVRPEDVDYVINTHVHADHVGWNTVLADREWVPTFPNAKYLINKTDFEFWNPVNGTDRKAVAFGLPAHLGNQNMFEDSVAPVHQAGQAVLWEDAYVIDANLRLDVAPGHTPGSAVVTLRSGTDSAVFVGDMMHSPVQILDPDLHTCFDEEPKEAGATRRRVLEWAADHNSLVLPAHFPGAGAAEVRRTGSRFEIKEWAAFGPEENAAG; encoded by the coding sequence ATGGCGCAGACCATCACGTTGGGCGATGTGACCATCACTCGGATCGTCGAGTGGGAGGGCGACATCGCTCCCGCGCTCGACGTGGTACCCGGAAGCACGCCGGAGCTGTGGGAAGAGAACCGGTCATGGCTGGCACCCGACTTCTGGGACCCCGAGACCGGTCTGTACCGCGCCCACATGCAGACCTGGGTGGTGCGCAGCGAGGGCAAGACCATCCTCGTCGACACCGGCGCCGGCAACGACAAGGAGCGCCCCTACCTCCCCGTCCTCAGCAGGCTCGACACCGGCTTCCTCGACGACCTCGCCCAGGCAGGGGTACGTCCGGAGGACGTGGACTACGTCATCAACACGCACGTGCACGCCGACCACGTCGGCTGGAACACCGTACTGGCCGACCGGGAATGGGTACCGACCTTCCCCAACGCCAAGTACCTGATCAACAAGACGGACTTCGAGTTCTGGAACCCGGTCAACGGCACCGACCGCAAGGCCGTGGCCTTCGGACTGCCCGCCCATCTGGGCAACCAGAACATGTTCGAGGACAGCGTCGCGCCGGTCCACCAGGCCGGCCAGGCGGTGCTGTGGGAGGACGCCTACGTCATCGACGCGAACCTGCGCCTGGACGTGGCGCCCGGCCACACGCCCGGCTCGGCGGTCGTCACCCTGCGGTCGGGCACCGACTCGGCGGTCTTCGTCGGCGACATGATGCACAGCCCGGTGCAGATCCTCGATCCGGACCTGCACACCTGCTTCGACGAGGAGCCGAAGGAGGCCGGCGCCACCCGACGCCGTGTCCTGGAGTGGGCAGCCGACCACAACTCCCTCGTCCTGCCCGCGCATTTCCCCGGTGCGGGAGCCGCCGAGGTGCGGCGTACGGGCAGCCGTTTCGAGATCAAGGAGTGGGCCGCCTTCGGCCCGGAGGAGAACGCGGCCGGCTGA
- a CDS encoding glycoside hydrolase family 65 protein, with protein sequence MITHPSFTVEPWCLRETELNLDVLAQSESVFALSNGHVGWRGNLDEGEPHGLPGAYLNGVYERHPLPYAEAGYGYPESGQTMINVTDGKIIRLLVDDHPCDLRYGRLLAHERVLDFRTGILSRTARWTSPGGRTVRITSRRLVSFTQRAVAAVVYEVEPLDGPTTVAVQSELVANEQLPRFEGDPRVAAATESPLAPEEHFAQDTRLRLVHCTHRSRLRVGAAADHLVEGPESTRWTAQSEPDVSRLTVTADLVPGRPLRLVKVVAYGWSGERSLPAVHDQVDGAVAAAVSTGWDGLVAAQRAYLDRFWAGADVEVEGDAQIQQAVRFALFHVLQAAARGENRAIPAKGLTGTGYDGHSFWDTESYVLPVLTFTAPETVASALRWRHRTLPAARERAHQLGLSGATFPWRTIDGAECSAYWPAGTAAFHVNADIAMAVVRYVTVTGDEDFERAEGLDLLVHTARLWRSLGHHDAEGVFHIDGVTGPDEYSAFARDNLYTNLMARHNLMAAADVTTRYPERAAELGVDDEEAAVWRDAAARIALPYNESLGVHEQSAGFTSFQRWDFEATPPENYPLLLHYPYFDLYRRQVVKQADLVLAMMECPHLFTEEQKARNFAYYDALTVRDSSLSASCQAVLAAETGHLRLAYAYLGEAALMDLDDLEHNTRDGLHIASLAGTWIALVAGFGGMRRYLGEDGNPDRLAFTPRLPEALARIAFTVLVRGRRLTVDVGRSRTRYQLKEGEPLLLLHHGVPTTVTTDAPVDRPTPPVTARPEPQQPLNRRPMGLSTGQEPRAEAAE encoded by the coding sequence ATGATCACCCATCCCAGCTTCACGGTCGAGCCGTGGTGCCTGCGCGAGACCGAGCTGAACCTCGATGTGCTCGCGCAGAGCGAATCGGTGTTCGCGCTGTCCAACGGGCACGTCGGCTGGCGCGGGAACCTCGACGAGGGAGAACCGCACGGTCTGCCCGGCGCCTACCTCAACGGCGTCTACGAGCGGCACCCACTGCCGTACGCGGAAGCAGGCTACGGTTACCCCGAGTCCGGCCAGACGATGATCAACGTCACCGACGGCAAGATCATCCGACTGCTGGTCGACGACCACCCCTGCGATCTGCGCTACGGCCGGCTGCTGGCCCACGAACGGGTCCTGGACTTCCGAACCGGCATCCTCAGCCGGACCGCGCGCTGGACCTCGCCCGGCGGCCGTACGGTCCGGATCACCTCACGGCGGCTCGTGTCGTTCACCCAGCGCGCGGTGGCCGCGGTGGTGTACGAGGTCGAGCCGCTCGACGGGCCGACCACGGTGGCCGTACAGTCCGAGCTCGTCGCCAACGAGCAGCTGCCCCGGTTCGAGGGCGACCCCCGTGTCGCCGCGGCGACCGAGTCCCCGCTGGCGCCCGAGGAGCACTTCGCGCAGGACACCCGGCTGCGGCTCGTGCACTGCACCCACCGCAGCAGGCTGCGGGTGGGGGCAGCGGCCGATCACCTCGTCGAGGGGCCCGAGAGCACCCGGTGGACGGCACAGAGCGAGCCCGATGTCAGCCGGCTGACGGTGACCGCGGACCTGGTGCCCGGTCGGCCGCTGCGGCTGGTGAAGGTGGTCGCGTACGGCTGGTCCGGGGAGCGTTCGCTGCCGGCCGTGCACGACCAGGTGGACGGGGCGGTGGCGGCCGCGGTCAGCACCGGCTGGGACGGACTGGTCGCCGCGCAGCGGGCGTACCTGGACCGCTTCTGGGCCGGCGCGGACGTCGAGGTGGAGGGCGACGCGCAGATCCAGCAGGCGGTGCGGTTCGCCCTGTTCCACGTGCTCCAGGCGGCGGCCCGCGGCGAGAACCGGGCGATTCCCGCGAAGGGCCTGACCGGAACCGGCTACGACGGGCACTCCTTCTGGGACACCGAGTCCTATGTGCTGCCGGTCCTCACCTTCACCGCACCCGAGACCGTCGCGTCGGCGCTGCGCTGGCGGCACCGGACGCTGCCGGCGGCACGAGAGCGCGCACACCAACTCGGCCTGTCCGGTGCGACGTTCCCCTGGCGGACCATCGACGGCGCGGAGTGCTCGGCCTACTGGCCCGCCGGGACGGCCGCCTTCCACGTCAACGCCGACATCGCCATGGCCGTCGTACGGTACGTCACGGTGACCGGGGACGAGGACTTCGAGCGCGCCGAGGGACTCGACCTCCTCGTGCACACCGCGCGGCTGTGGCGCTCCCTCGGCCACCATGACGCGGAAGGCGTCTTCCACATCGACGGGGTCACCGGCCCGGACGAGTACAGCGCCTTCGCCCGGGACAACCTGTACACCAACCTGATGGCCCGCCACAACCTCATGGCAGCCGCCGACGTGACCACCCGTTACCCGGAGCGGGCCGCGGAACTCGGCGTCGACGACGAGGAGGCCGCGGTGTGGCGGGACGCGGCGGCCCGCATCGCGCTGCCGTACAACGAGTCTCTCGGCGTCCACGAACAGTCGGCCGGTTTCACGAGCTTCCAGCGCTGGGACTTCGAGGCGACACCGCCCGAGAACTACCCCCTGCTGCTGCACTACCCCTATTTCGACCTGTACCGCAGGCAGGTGGTGAAGCAGGCCGACCTGGTGCTGGCGATGATGGAGTGCCCCCACCTCTTCACCGAGGAGCAGAAGGCGCGCAACTTCGCCTACTACGACGCCCTCACCGTACGCGATTCCTCTCTCTCGGCGTCCTGCCAGGCGGTGCTCGCTGCCGAGACCGGGCACCTGCGGCTGGCCTACGCCTACCTCGGTGAGGCCGCGCTGATGGACCTGGACGATCTGGAGCACAACACCCGTGACGGGCTGCACATCGCCTCCCTCGCCGGAACCTGGATCGCCCTGGTCGCAGGGTTCGGCGGGATGCGCCGGTACCTCGGTGAGGACGGAAACCCGGACCGGCTGGCCTTCACACCGCGCCTGCCGGAAGCACTGGCCAGGATCGCGTTCACCGTGCTGGTACGCGGACGCAGGCTCACGGTCGACGTCGGCCGGTCCCGTACCAGGTACCAGCTGAAGGAAGGCGAACCACTGCTCCTGCTGCACCACGGAGTACCGACGACCGTGACCACCGACGCACCGGTCGACCGCCCGACACCCCCCGTAACGGCCCGGCCCGAACCGCAACAACCGTTGAACCGCCGCCCGATGGGCCTGTCCACCGGGCAGGAGCCGCGGGCCGAGGCCGCCGAGTGA
- a CDS encoding DUF2993 domain-containing protein: MRPNFRGKTRIVLAAIAATLALLTGATDLLVEHRTEGRIVTRAAHRLRPDGSVRADLTTPLAGLRTLGGEVGDVEVSAKGVHRQHAVLDVTVHLKDVTTNGDSAGGTATATVGYDQVSRRLGAMGNGLTADGQDGDLILSGNVGRLGLPVAVRATLSTTAHAFTITPTTVSVLGRSVAVDDLAELPATSGLRDELRPRTVALTSLPHGVALTSAHAADDGLVLGFSIAAGPTPGAGGTAV, encoded by the coding sequence GTGAGACCGAACTTCCGCGGAAAGACCCGCATCGTCCTGGCCGCCATCGCCGCGACCCTGGCCCTGCTCACCGGCGCGACCGACCTTCTGGTGGAGCACCGCACCGAGGGGCGGATCGTCACCCGGGCCGCGCACCGGCTGCGGCCGGACGGCTCGGTGCGCGCCGACCTCACCACCCCCCTCGCGGGCCTGCGCACCCTGGGCGGGGAGGTGGGGGACGTCGAGGTGAGCGCGAAGGGCGTACACCGTCAGCACGCCGTGCTGGATGTGACCGTCCACCTGAAAGACGTGACGACCAACGGCGACAGCGCCGGTGGCACCGCGACCGCCACTGTGGGATACGACCAGGTGAGCCGGCGCCTGGGCGCGATGGGCAACGGCCTGACCGCCGACGGCCAGGACGGCGATCTGATCCTCTCGGGAAACGTCGGCCGCCTGGGCCTGCCGGTCGCCGTGCGGGCCACCCTGTCCACGACCGCGCACGCCTTCACCATCACGCCCACCACGGTGAGCGTCCTCGGCCGAAGCGTGGCCGTCGACGACCTCGCCGAACTGCCGGCCACCTCGGGACTGCGCGACGAACTGCGGCCCAGGACCGTGGCCCTGACCTCACTGCCCCACGGCGTCGCGCTCACCTCGGCGCACGCCGCCGACGACGGCCTCGTCCTCGGCTTCTCCATCGCCGCCGGGCCGACACCGGGCGCGGGAGGGACAGCCGTCTGA
- a CDS encoding HAD family hydrolase codes for MLGLPAHVRACLFDLDGVLTQTAKVHAAAWKEMFDGYLRERATREGTAFVPFDAVDDYDEYVDGRPREDGVRTFLAARGVHLSEGSADDPPEAETVNGLGNRKNNLVLRRIREDGVEPYEGSVRFVHAAREAGLRCAVVSSSANCRDVLVAAGIEDLFDERIDGVVAHERQLRGKPAPDTYLEAARELGTDPDEAAVFEDALAGVEAGRAGRFGVVVGVDRVGQAEQLRAHGADVVVRDLAELLESR; via the coding sequence ATGCTGGGGCTTCCTGCTCACGTCCGTGCCTGCCTGTTCGACCTCGACGGGGTGCTCACCCAGACCGCGAAAGTCCACGCGGCCGCCTGGAAGGAGATGTTCGACGGCTATCTCCGCGAGCGCGCCACCCGAGAGGGGACCGCGTTCGTGCCGTTCGACGCGGTCGACGACTACGACGAGTACGTGGACGGGCGGCCCCGTGAGGACGGTGTGCGCACGTTCCTCGCGGCGCGCGGGGTGCACCTGTCCGAGGGCTCCGCGGACGACCCTCCGGAGGCGGAGACCGTGAACGGACTGGGCAACCGGAAGAACAACCTGGTGCTGCGGCGGATCCGCGAGGACGGGGTGGAGCCCTACGAGGGCTCGGTCCGTTTCGTTCACGCGGCGCGGGAGGCCGGGCTGCGCTGCGCGGTGGTGTCCTCCAGCGCGAACTGCCGGGACGTCCTGGTCGCGGCAGGCATCGAGGACCTGTTCGACGAGCGGATCGACGGAGTCGTGGCGCACGAGCGTCAACTACGCGGCAAGCCCGCCCCGGACACCTATCTGGAGGCGGCACGCGAGCTGGGCACGGACCCGGACGAGGCGGCCGTGTTCGAAGACGCCCTGGCCGGTGTCGAGGCGGGCCGGGCGGGCCGGTTCGGCGTGGTCGTCGGGGTCGACCGGGTCGGACAGGCGGAGCAACTGCGGGCGCACGGTGCGGATGTGGTGGTCCGGGACCTGGCAGAGCTTCTGGAGTCGCGATGA